Proteins encoded by one window of Pseudonocardia sp. HH130629-09:
- a CDS encoding HARBI1 family protein: protein MLSRLLAEERLRRGTRSGRRALDCDRHAVLVLRWFLDATRVAQLAADNRLSLSSTYRYLHEGIDVLAAAAPGLPGALLAARTAGHTHVHLDGTVIHTDRSRTPGPTPGVDLWWSGKHHVHGGNVQVLTAPDGWPLWTSPVRPGREHDTTCARGHPGLLDAIEGWTDDTHVVLADLGYEGENTRLTCPFKTPTGGGLSVDKRTVNTLHSAVRAVAERGNSLLKTTFKALRRVSFCPWRIGAITAAALVLLHVEHDRTT, encoded by the coding sequence ATGTTGTCGCGGCTGTTGGCCGAGGAACGCCTCCGGCGCGGGACTCGCAGCGGGCGTCGGGCGCTGGACTGTGACCGCCACGCGGTGCTGGTGCTGCGCTGGTTCCTCGACGCGACCCGGGTCGCCCAGCTCGCCGCCGACAACCGGCTGAGCCTGTCGAGTACCTACCGCTACCTGCACGAAGGTATCGACGTTCTGGCCGCCGCCGCGCCTGGACTGCCCGGCGCGCTGCTCGCGGCCCGCACCGCCGGGCACACCCACGTTCACCTCGACGGCACCGTGATCCACACTGACCGCTCCCGCACTCCCGGACCGACCCCGGGAGTGGATCTGTGGTGGTCGGGTAAGCACCACGTCCACGGCGGGAACGTTCAGGTCCTCACCGCGCCTGACGGGTGGCCGTTGTGGACCTCCCCGGTGCGCCCGGGCCGCGAGCACGACACCACCTGCGCCCGCGGTCACCCCGGCCTGCTCGACGCGATCGAGGGCTGGACCGACGACACCCACGTCGTGCTCGCCGACCTCGGCTACGAGGGTGAGAACACCCGCCTGACCTGCCCGTTCAAGACCCCCACCGGCGGTGGGCTGTCGGTGGACAAGCGCACCGTCAACACGCTGCACTCCGCCGTCAGGGCTGTGGCCGAACGCGGGAACTCCCTGCTCAAGACCACCTTCAAGGCGCTACGCCGGGTCAGCTTCTGCCCCTGGCGGATCGGCGCGATCACCGCCGCCGCGCTCGTCCTGCTCCACGTCGAGCACGACCGAACCACATGA
- a CDS encoding IS481 family transposase → MSPPAAPHYWERLNARLTVHGRRVLVERVVDQGRPCAHVAAELGISRQCAHRWVARFRAHGLAGLVERSSRPHRCTTRTPATVADRVLALRAQQRQGQDRIGPQLAVPARTVSRILRRHRVPYLRQLDPVTGTVIRASKTTAVRYERDRPGELVHMDVKKLGRIPDGGGWRAHGRAAREHTRDRATRLGFDYIHSLVDDHSRLAYSEVLPDEKGRTCAGFLRRAAGYFAAHGITRIERIMTDNAWAYQHSLRGVVAELEAKQVFIKPHCPWQNGKVERLNRTLATEWAYRQVFTSNAQRAAALAPWIEHYNTRRGHSALGGRPPLSRLSPT, encoded by the coding sequence GTGTCGCCGCCAGCCGCTCCCCACTACTGGGAAAGGCTCAATGCCCGCTTGACCGTGCACGGTCGTCGTGTGCTTGTTGAGCGGGTCGTCGATCAGGGCAGGCCGTGTGCACACGTCGCGGCCGAGCTGGGTATCTCGCGTCAGTGCGCACATCGCTGGGTCGCCCGCTTCCGCGCCCATGGTCTGGCTGGACTGGTTGAGCGCTCGTCGCGACCGCATCGGTGCACGACTCGGACCCCTGCCACGGTCGCGGATCGGGTGCTGGCTCTGCGTGCGCAGCAGCGTCAGGGTCAGGACCGGATCGGCCCCCAACTGGCGGTCCCGGCTCGGACGGTATCGAGGATCCTGCGCCGCCATCGGGTGCCCTACCTGCGTCAACTCGACCCGGTCACCGGGACCGTGATCCGAGCCAGTAAGACCACCGCGGTCCGCTACGAGCGTGACCGTCCCGGCGAGCTGGTGCACATGGACGTCAAGAAACTGGGCCGCATCCCTGACGGCGGCGGGTGGCGCGCGCACGGCCGGGCCGCCCGCGAACACACCCGCGACCGCGCCACCCGACTCGGGTTCGACTACATCCACTCGCTGGTCGACGACCACTCCAGGTTGGCCTACTCCGAGGTCCTACCCGACGAGAAGGGCCGCACCTGCGCCGGGTTCCTACGCCGGGCCGCCGGCTACTTCGCCGCCCACGGAATCACCAGGATCGAGCGGATCATGACCGACAATGCCTGGGCGTACCAGCATTCGTTGCGTGGCGTCGTCGCCGAGCTCGAGGCCAAGCAGGTGTTCATCAAGCCGCACTGCCCCTGGCAGAACGGCAAGGTCGAACGCCTTAACCGCACCCTGGCCACCGAATGGGCATACCGGCAGGTCTTCACCAGCAACGCCCAACGCGCTGCCGCGCTTGCCCCGTGGATCGAGCACTACAACACTCGACGGGGTCACAGTGCGCTCGGAGGACGACCCCCGCTCAGCCGCCTGTCACCAACCTGA
- a CDS encoding DUF1707 SHOCT-like domain-containing protein: MGESRDDERSVLRVSDAERNEVAERLTLAHDEGRLSLTEYDERLQQAYAATVRADLDRLVADLPAVERTALPSVRAETAEVEKAEARREHLTEWRSWAGTAVILTGIWVVTAVSAASDGEGLPFFWPMVPMGIWAAVLIAQFFFGSDDEDDDED, from the coding sequence ATGGGGGAGTCCAGGGACGACGAGCGGTCCGTGCTGCGGGTGTCGGACGCCGAACGGAATGAGGTCGCGGAACGGCTGACGCTGGCGCACGACGAAGGCCGGCTGTCCCTGACCGAGTACGACGAGCGGTTGCAGCAGGCCTACGCGGCGACCGTCCGCGCGGATCTCGACCGGCTGGTCGCCGACCTGCCCGCGGTGGAGCGCACGGCCCTGCCGTCGGTGCGCGCCGAGACCGCGGAGGTGGAGAAGGCCGAGGCGAGGCGTGAGCACCTCACCGAGTGGCGGTCGTGGGCCGGCACCGCGGTCATCCTGACCGGCATCTGGGTGGTGACCGCGGTCTCCGCGGCCTCCGACGGGGAGGGACTCCCGTTCTTCTGGCCGATGGTGCCGATGGGGATCTGGGCCGCGGTCCTCATCGCACAGTTCTTCTTCGGCTCCGATGACGAGGACGACGACGAGGACTGA